A single Methanocaldococcus bathoardescens DNA region contains:
- a CDS encoding YgiQ family radical SAM protein yields the protein MFLPTTKEEMDEWGWEELDVIIVTGDAYVDHYLFGASVVGRYLVEHGYRVGIIAQPDWKNLDDIKRLGKPNYFFAVTAGNLDSMLAHYTPQKRLRDFDSMSNEGIRKRPDRATIVYTNLIKRAFKGIPIALGGIEASLRRFSHYDYWDNKVRKSVLIDSKADILMYGMGEKSILSITKALESGESIKDLEINGTVIRVNKKKLEDIKERYEVKELPSHEEVVDSKEKYAEMHRKLMTMDKVIYQKVGNQYLVQFPPIYLTEKEMDEIYEMPFERKAHPSYSYVPGIVPVQFSVVTHRGCFGGCSFCSILHHQGKVIQNRSEKSILKEIRRLLNHEDFKGVIQDIGAPTANMYRMGCKKGIAHKCPKNCLYPEPCENLIINHKPLIKLYRKIRDIVGDEVRVYVRSGVRYDLIMYDEEYGEEYIKELSKYHVSGRLKVAPEHISKKVCRAIQKPDGRLFKKFLEKYREIAEKVRGIKEVLPYWLIAHPNCSIKEMIELAEFIHKNNCYSRQVQVFTPTPMALSTTMYHTGINPITNEKVYVPYTYKEKKIQKAICLYREEENWEKALEGFKMVGYKGIIYKWIVEQMEKKKKQKKDKNKKNKKLVKIKRIKR from the coding sequence ATGTTTTTGCCAACTACTAAAGAAGAGATGGATGAATGGGGATGGGAAGAATTGGATGTTATTATTGTTACAGGAGATGCTTATGTCGACCATTATTTATTTGGAGCTTCTGTTGTTGGGAGGTATTTGGTTGAGCATGGTTATAGAGTTGGGATTATTGCACAACCAGATTGGAAAAATTTAGATGATATAAAAAGATTAGGGAAGCCGAATTACTTTTTTGCTGTAACTGCTGGGAATTTGGATAGTATGTTAGCTCACTACACACCACAAAAGAGATTAAGAGATTTTGACTCAATGTCTAATGAAGGGATAAGAAAGAGGCCAGATAGGGCTACAATTGTTTATACTAATTTAATAAAAAGGGCATTTAAAGGTATTCCTATAGCTTTAGGTGGGATTGAAGCTTCTTTGAGGAGATTTTCTCACTACGATTATTGGGACAATAAAGTTAGGAAGAGTGTTTTAATTGATTCAAAGGCAGATATTTTAATGTATGGGATGGGAGAAAAGAGCATTTTATCAATAACTAAAGCATTAGAAAGTGGAGAGAGCATAAAAGATTTAGAAATAAATGGAACTGTAATTAGAGTTAATAAAAAAAAGTTAGAGGATATAAAGGAAAGATATGAAGTTAAAGAGCTTCCATCTCATGAAGAAGTTGTGGATAGCAAAGAAAAATACGCTGAAATGCATAGGAAGTTAATGACAATGGATAAAGTTATTTATCAAAAAGTTGGAAATCAATATTTAGTTCAATTTCCACCAATTTATTTAACTGAAAAGGAAATGGATGAAATATATGAGATGCCATTTGAAAGAAAAGCTCATCCTTCTTATTCTTATGTCCCAGGAATTGTCCCAGTTCAGTTTTCAGTCGTAACACATAGAGGATGCTTTGGAGGTTGCTCTTTTTGCTCAATCCTACATCATCAAGGTAAGGTTATTCAAAATAGGAGTGAGAAAAGCATCTTAAAGGAAATTAGAAGATTATTAAATCATGAAGATTTTAAAGGAGTTATTCAAGATATTGGAGCTCCAACAGCAAATATGTATAGAATGGGATGTAAAAAAGGAATAGCTCATAAATGTCCAAAAAATTGCCTCTATCCAGAGCCATGTGAAAATTTAATCATAAACCACAAACCACTAATTAAGCTCTATAGGAAAATTAGAGATATTGTTGGAGACGAGGTTAGAGTTTATGTTAGAAGTGGGGTTAGGTATGATTTAATAATGTATGATGAAGAATATGGTGAGGAGTATATAAAAGAACTCTCTAAATATCACGTCTCTGGAAGGTTGAAAGTAGCTCCTGAACACATCTCTAAAAAAGTTTGTAGGGCAATTCAAAAACCTGATGGAAGGTTATTTAAAAAATTTTTAGAGAAATATAGAGAAATAGCTGAAAAAGTTAGAGGAATAAAAGAAGTTTTGCCATATTGGCTTATTGCCCATCCAAATTGCTCTATTAAAGAGATGATTGAGTTAGCAGAATTCATCCATAAAAATAACTGTTATTCAAGGCAAGTGCAAGTTTTCACCCCAACTCCTATGGCTCTATCAACTACAATGTATCACACTGGCATAAATCCAATAACTAACGAGAAAGTTTATGTTCCTTACACCTATAAAGAGAAAAAGATTCAAAAAGCTATCTGCTTATATAGGGAGGAGGAAAATTGGGAAAAGGCATTAGAAGGATTTAAAATGGTTGGATATAAAGGAATTATTTATAAGTGGATTGTGGAGCAGATGGAAAAGAAGAAAAAGCAGAAAAAAGATAAAAATAAAAAGAACAAAAAGTTAGTTAAAATAAAGAGAATTAAAAGATAA
- a CDS encoding HD domain-containing protein, producing MKVIRDSIHKDIYLDENELKIVDSEEFQRLRNIKQTGLTYLVYPSANHTRFEHSLGTMFIASKIAEKINADVELTRVSALLHDIGHPPFSHTLEICGYSHEAFGRKKIKYMDLDNFSKNEIIKTLSRKNLEGKIISGDVDADRMDYLLRDSYHTGTAYGMIDLPRILRSITTFESFGKIKIGILKKGIQAIESLLVARHQMYSAVYMHPTVRIADTMMKRAVIKEIKDRNLNIKDLADMDDIALVSFLRNSNNYLMERIDRRNLYKNLITYSYFDLNPIEKWIFVNLDEKQILSLESRFYEEFGCDIFIDIYPIPKMEEHNVYIISDEGVKRLDEVSPLAQSLKPSEMRLWNISIYAPKEKIKKLKENNIKDRINKILKELDMKVESKLIDILKEHETIIGKGKFLEIAKEHGISPKEFYNELHKLIFCGLIKEKFSKRKYIYTLNNFVKL from the coding sequence ATGAAGGTTATTAGAGATTCTATCCATAAAGACATATATTTGGATGAAAATGAATTAAAGATTGTTGATAGTGAGGAATTTCAGAGATTGAGAAATATAAAACAAACAGGTTTAACATACTTAGTTTATCCCTCTGCAAATCATACAAGGTTTGAACATTCTTTAGGAACTATGTTTATTGCCTCAAAAATAGCAGAGAAAATTAATGCAGATGTTGAGCTTACAAGAGTTTCTGCTTTATTACACGATATTGGACATCCCCCATTTTCTCACACATTGGAAATTTGCGGATACAGCCATGAAGCTTTTGGCAGAAAGAAAATTAAATACATGGATTTGGATAATTTTTCAAAAAATGAGATAATTAAAACTTTAAGTAGGAAAAATTTAGAAGGGAAGATAATTTCTGGAGATGTTGATGCCGATAGAATGGATTATTTGTTGAGAGATAGCTACCACACAGGAACTGCCTATGGAATGATTGATTTACCAAGAATTTTAAGGAGTATAACAACCTTCGAAAGTTTTGGGAAAATTAAAATTGGAATATTAAAGAAAGGAATTCAGGCAATTGAATCGTTATTGGTAGCGAGACATCAAATGTATTCAGCTGTTTATATGCATCCAACAGTTAGAATAGCAGATACGATGATGAAGAGGGCAGTGATAAAAGAAATAAAAGATAGAAATTTAAATATAAAAGATTTGGCTGATATGGATGATATTGCGTTAGTTTCATTTTTAAGAAACTCTAACAACTATTTGATGGAAAGAATAGACAGAAGAAATCTTTATAAAAATCTCATAACATACAGCTATTTTGATTTAAATCCAATAGAAAAATGGATTTTTGTTAATTTAGATGAAAAACAAATATTATCATTGGAAAGTAGGTTTTATGAAGAATTTGGATGCGATATATTTATTGACATCTATCCAATTCCTAAAATGGAAGAGCATAACGTCTATATAATCTCAGATGAAGGTGTTAAGAGATTAGATGAAGTTTCCCCATTAGCTCAGAGCTTAAAACCATCTGAGATGAGGTTGTGGAACATCTCAATATATGCACCAAAAGAAAAAATTAAAAAGCTTAAAGAGAACAATATAAAGGATAGGATAAATAAAATCTTAAAAGAGTTAGATATGAAGGTTGAGAGTAAGTTAATTGATATTTTGAAAGAGCATGAAACAATAATTGGGAAAGGAAAGTTTTTAGAGATTGCTAAAGAACATGGCATTTCACCAAAAGAGTTTTACAATGAATTGCATAAATTAATATTCTGTGGTTTGATAAAAGAAAAATTCTCTAAAAGAAAATATATTTACACCCTAAACAATTTTGTGAAGTTATAA
- a CDS encoding tetratricopeptide repeat protein produces the protein MDKALKLKPDYSRAYFLKGVLLMSLGRLKESKEVFLKLLELDKQESNIGAKCITATILMRLGEFDEALKILETMFEDYPNSAIAWAEKGEILYSEGKLKEALECFEKALEVNPKDYLSLLYKGEILFELGKFREALECFKKIIKKNEKDIRALLHVIQILIFLGRITEAKEYIEKALKLNPNSSLLYVYYGVVLNKLGKYEKAVEWFDKVLEISPNNVYAWHGKAVALEKLGKIEDALECYKRAFGLFE, from the coding sequence TTGGATAAGGCATTAAAATTAAAACCAGACTATAGTAGAGCATATTTTTTAAAAGGAGTTTTATTAATGAGTTTAGGTAGATTAAAAGAATCAAAAGAAGTATTTTTGAAATTATTAGAGTTAGATAAACAGGAATCTAATATAGGTGCTAAATGTATAACCGCTACCATATTAATGAGACTTGGAGAGTTTGATGAAGCGTTAAAAATCCTTGAGACTATGTTCGAAGATTATCCAAACTCAGCTATTGCTTGGGCTGAAAAAGGAGAAATACTATATAGTGAAGGAAAACTCAAGGAAGCGTTAGAATGTTTTGAGAAAGCTTTAGAAGTGAACCCTAAAGATTATCTTTCTTTACTATATAAAGGAGAAATATTATTTGAACTTGGAAAGTTTAGGGAGGCATTAGAATGCTTTAAAAAGATAATTAAGAAAAATGAAAAAGATATTCGTGCATTACTGCATGTTATACAAATTTTAATTTTCCTTGGAAGAATAACCGAGGCCAAAGAATACATCGAAAAAGCATTAAAATTAAACCCTAATAGCTCATTACTTTACGTTTATTATGGGGTTGTTCTAAACAAATTAGGGAAATATGAAAAGGCGGTAGAGTGGTTTGATAAAGTATTAGAAATTAGTCCTAATAATGTATATGCTTGGCATGGTAAAGCAGTGGCTCTTGAAAAATTAGGAAAAATTGAGGATGCTTTAGAATGTTATAAGAGAGCATTTGGACTCTTTGAATAA
- a CDS encoding endonuclease dU, producing the protein MKDEIEVIGFDDAPFNRTDKECILIGTYMRGNRIIDGIYFRKFKKDGMDVTEKIIDIIKEKHYKKIKAIFLSGITFGGFNIADLWEINRETKKPVIVVIDKYPNKEKMFSALKKYFDDADERIKLINSFPEPERMDNIYIQYVGTNRDFVENIIKKTKLKSKIPECLRISHLIGRGFLGLK; encoded by the coding sequence ATGAAAGATGAAATAGAGGTTATAGGTTTTGATGATGCCCCCTTTAATAGAACAGATAAAGAGTGTATTTTGATAGGCACATACATGAGAGGGAATAGAATAATAGATGGCATTTATTTTAGAAAATTTAAGAAGGATGGAATGGATGTTACAGAGAAGATAATAGATATCATTAAAGAAAAGCATTATAAAAAAATAAAAGCAATTTTTTTATCTGGAATAACTTTTGGGGGATTTAATATAGCTGATTTATGGGAAATAAATAGAGAGACAAAAAAACCAGTTATCGTTGTTATTGATAAGTATCCAAATAAAGAGAAGATGTTTTCAGCCCTTAAAAAATACTTTGATGATGCAGATGAAAGGATAAAGCTTATAAACAGCTTTCCAGAACCAGAAAGAATGGACAATATTTATATTCAGTATGTTGGGACTAATAGAGATTTTGTTGAGAATATCATTAAAAAAACAAAGCTTAAAAGTAAAATTCCAGAGTGTTTGAGAATATCTCATTTAATTGGTAGAGGATTTTTAGGATTGAAGTAA
- the nudF gene encoding ADP-ribose pyrophosphatase, whose protein sequence is MAKKCFCISGKILALNLFGKRYSKKIIKKRDLKKYKLYLHPAVAVDGIIEKDNKILLIKRKNNPFKGCFALPGGFVECGETVEEAVVREIREETGLITKVKSLLGVYSSPDRDPRGHVISIVFVLDVVGGKLKAGDDAKEAEFFDLNNLPKLAFDHKKIIEDYMRWKNG, encoded by the coding sequence ATGGCTAAAAAATGTTTTTGCATAAGTGGGAAAATATTGGCTTTAAATTTGTTTGGAAAAAGATACTCTAAAAAAATCATAAAAAAGAGAGATTTAAAAAAATATAAGCTATATCTTCATCCAGCAGTGGCTGTTGATGGAATTATAGAGAAAGACAATAAAATTCTATTAATAAAAAGAAAAAACAATCCATTTAAGGGATGTTTTGCCCTTCCAGGGGGCTTTGTAGAATGTGGAGAGACGGTTGAAGAGGCAGTTGTTAGAGAAATTAGAGAAGAAACTGGTTTAATAACAAAGGTAAAAAGCTTATTAGGTGTTTATTCCTCCCCAGATAGAGACCCGAGAGGGCATGTTATCTCAATTGTATTTGTCTTAGATGTTGTTGGAGGTAAATTGAAAGCAGGAGATGATGCAAAAGAGGCAGAGTTTTTTGATTTAAATAATCTCCCCAAATTAGCTTTTGACCATAAAAAAATAATTGAAGATTACATGAGGTGGAAGAATGGTTAA
- a CDS encoding transcription factor S codes for MVKFCPKCNNLMLPKDGKLRCVVCGYEEETTAEGSKEYEYKEHLENKKEKITVIESEGLETLPTTRVECPKCGHNEAYWWLQQTRCADEPETRFYKCKKCGHTWREYD; via the coding sequence ATGGTTAAGTTTTGCCCAAAATGCAATAACTTAATGCTACCAAAGGATGGAAAATTGAGATGTGTTGTCTGTGGTTATGAAGAAGAGACAACAGCTGAAGGAAGCAAAGAGTATGAATACAAAGAACACTTAGAGAACAAGAAGGAAAAAATTACTGTTATTGAAAGTGAGGGCTTAGAAACATTACCAACAACAAGAGTTGAATGTCCAAAGTGTGGGCATAACGAAGCTTACTGGTGGCTACAACAGACAAGATGTGCTGATGAACCAGAAACAAGATTCTACAAGTGTAAGAAATGTGGGCATACATGGAGAGAGTATGATTAA
- a CDS encoding pentapeptide repeat-containing protein, which yields MKKRVITNKEFIDKFVECLKERKDFRLENCIVEGDVDILDIYKKIKKKIKDKKRLEELIEERSGLLSKIIIDVDVYISNVKFNGEFRMHNYIIDFEIEIIAEFRKLADFGEVTFNKETYFRRVTFNEEAYFGGATFNGEVNFGGATFERTDFRKATFNEETNFWGATFKGKVNFEGVTFNGETNFIETTFNGKTDFREATFEKEAVFLNSTFNIARFYNSTFKSRADFTNISFNLLSFEYCIFEDLALFKKKEDKEDEENKECLAIFFNTQFLNKHTKIENFPLSKTSFLKTDVREVMILCNIKKEEILSHKLLKLKENTEGIYKFAYEILISDLDYKSVLAEYRNLRISIENNRTYIEASDLYKMEMELIKEFSKNDFERFAIWFYGFLSDYGESIKKPIIFMFGLIITTPLILTLSHYLNSFINAQISNKIPEFLLMYIKYLKDVLGAKFYIGNGKSSLLETIIFCLYSIFMMITTANLYIALRRKLSRK from the coding sequence ATGAAAAAGAGGGTTATAACAAATAAAGAGTTTATTGATAAATTTGTTGAATGTTTAAAAGAAAGGAAGGATTTTAGATTAGAAAATTGTATTGTTGAGGGAGATGTTGATATTTTGGATATTTATAAGAAGATTAAAAAGAAAATTAAGGATAAAAAGAGGTTAGAAGAATTGATTGAAGAAAGAAGTGGATTATTGAGTAAGATAATTATAGATGTGGATGTATATATTTCTAACGTTAAATTTAATGGCGAGTTTAGAATGCACAACTACATAATAGATTTTGAAATTGAAATAATAGCAGAGTTTAGGAAATTAGCTGATTTTGGAGAAGTTACTTTTAATAAAGAGACTTATTTTAGAAGAGTTACTTTTAATGAAGAGGCTTATTTTGGAGGAGCTACTTTTAATGGAGAAGTTAATTTTGGAGGGGCCACTTTTGAGAGGACTGATTTTAGAAAAGCTACTTTTAATGAAGAGACTAATTTTTGGGGAGCTACTTTTAAGGGAAAAGTCAATTTTGAAGGAGTTACTTTTAATGGAGAGACTAATTTTATAGAGACTACTTTCAATGGAAAGACTGATTTTAGAGAAGCTACTTTTGAAAAAGAAGCTGTTTTTCTCAATTCAACATTTAATATAGCAAGATTTTATAATTCAACCTTTAAATCTCGTGCAGATTTTACAAATATTTCTTTTAACTTATTATCCTTTGAATATTGTATATTTGAAGATTTAGCATTATTTAAAAAGAAAGAAGATAAAGAAGACGAAGAAAATAAAGAATGTTTAGCAATATTCTTCAATACACAATTTCTAAACAAACACACAAAAATAGAAAACTTCCCATTATCAAAAACATCTTTTTTAAAAACAGATGTTAGGGAGGTAATGATACTATGCAATATTAAAAAAGAAGAGATTTTAAGCCATAAACTTTTAAAACTAAAAGAAAATACTGAAGGGATATATAAATTTGCTTATGAAATCCTAATAAGCGATTTAGATTATAAATCAGTCCTTGCAGAATACAGAAACCTAAGAATATCCATTGAAAATAACAGAACATACATTGAGGCTTCTGATTTATACAAAATGGAGATGGAACTAATAAAAGAATTTTCTAAAAATGACTTTGAAAGATTTGCTATTTGGTTTTATGGATTTTTATCAGATTATGGAGAATCAATAAAAAAGCCAATAATTTTTATGTTTGGGTTAATAATTACTACTCCACTGATTTTAACACTCTCTCATTACTTAAACTCTTTTATTAATGCTCAGATTTCAAATAAAATTCCAGAGTTTTTATTGATGTATATAAAATACTTAAAAGACGTCTTAGGAGCTAAATTCTACATAGGAAATGGAAAATCTTCATTGTTAGAGACGATAATATTTTGTTTATACAGCATTTTTATGATGATTACAACAGCTAATTTATACATAGCACTGAGAAGAAAATTGAGTAGAAAATAA
- a CDS encoding type II glyceraldehyde-3-phosphate dehydrogenase: protein MSVKVLINGYGSIGKRVADAVSIQDDMEVIGVTKTKPDFEARLAVEKGYKLFVAIPDKERVKSFEDAGIPVEGTILDIIEEADIVVDGAPKKIGKQNLENIYKPHKVKAILQGGEKAKDVEDNFNALWSYNRCYGKDYVRVVSCNTTGLCRILYAINSVADIKKARVVLVRRAADPNDDKTGPINAITPNPVTVPSHHGPDVVSVIPEFEGKILTSAVIVPTTLMHQHTLMVEVEGNISRDDVLDAIKKTPRIITVKAEEGFTSTAKIIEYGRDLGRLRYDINELVVWEESVNVLENEIFLMQAVHQESIVVPENIDCIRAMLQMEDDNFKSIKKTNKAMGIQ from the coding sequence ATGTCAGTAAAAGTATTGATAAATGGGTATGGGTCAATTGGTAAAAGAGTAGCTGATGCAGTTTCAATACAGGATGATATGGAAGTTATAGGAGTTACAAAGACAAAACCTGATTTTGAAGCAAGATTGGCTGTTGAGAAAGGATACAAGTTATTTGTAGCAATTCCAGATAAAGAGAGAGTTAAATCATTTGAAGATGCTGGAATTCCAGTAGAAGGGACTATATTGGACATTATAGAAGAGGCAGATATTGTTGTTGATGGTGCCCCAAAAAAGATTGGAAAGCAAAACTTAGAAAATATCTACAAACCACACAAAGTTAAAGCTATACTTCAAGGAGGAGAAAAAGCAAAAGATGTTGAAGACAACTTCAACGCACTCTGGAGCTACAACAGATGTTATGGAAAAGATTATGTAAGAGTAGTTTCATGTAACACAACAGGTTTATGTAGAATATTATATGCAATAAATTCAGTTGCTGATATTAAGAAGGCAAGAGTAGTTTTAGTTAGAAGAGCAGCTGACCCAAATGATGACAAAACAGGACCTATAAATGCCATAACACCAAACCCAGTTACAGTTCCTTCCCATCACGGTCCTGATGTTGTCTCAGTTATTCCAGAATTTGAAGGAAAAATTTTAACTTCAGCTGTTATAGTTCCAACAACATTAATGCACCAACATACTTTGATGGTAGAGGTTGAAGGAAATATTAGCAGAGATGATGTATTAGATGCTATCAAAAAAACCCCGAGAATCATAACTGTTAAAGCAGAAGAAGGGTTTACTTCAACAGCTAAGATAATAGAATATGGAAGAGATTTAGGAAGATTGAGATATGACATAAACGAGCTCGTTGTTTGGGAAGAGAGTGTTAATGTTTTAGAAAATGAGATATTCTTAATGCAAGCAGTCCATCAAGAAAGTATAGTTGTTCCTGAAAATATTGACTGTATAAGAGCTATGCTTCAAATGGAAGATGATAACTTCAAATCAATTAAAAAGACAAATAAAGCTATGGGAATTCAGTAA
- a CDS encoding pro-sigmaK processing inhibitor BofA family protein: MGLEHLILLILIIAVGILFFKLTYKILRYLAVNTIIGLILVGILNFLGIVHIDLNLINLLIIAIGGIIGVFILILLSIL, from the coding sequence ATGGGTTTGGAACATCTAATTTTATTGATATTAATAATTGCAGTAGGAATTTTATTTTTTAAACTAACTTATAAAATACTGAGATATTTGGCTGTGAATACAATAATCGGTTTAATTTTGGTAGGAATTTTAAATTTCCTTGGAATTGTGCATATTGATTTAAATTTAATAAACTTATTAATAATAGCAATTGGAGGGATAATTGGGGTTTTTATCTTAATTTTGCTTTCAATTTTATAA
- a CDS encoding cobalt-precorrin 5A hydrolase encodes MIKIVYITKRGKEVAKQIKEVLDYYFYDNKVEHIKDFKIEKNEDGFIFIMATGIVLRKFLDKIKNDKFKDPFVIICNENKELIPLLSNHLGGGNYFSKLIANNINGRVIFTTATDVNRKIGIDELSKLLFLETPKRKDILEINKKILEEDISLTIPKHWKIKKLNGYKINYHDSYEVIVNDSIRLKPLRIGVGLGARKGIEKYKVFWVVKKALFLRNIPVWRVDAFATVEDKRNEIGILETVNKFKKPLFIFEREEINEVYKKINLEKSEFVYKHIGVYGVSEPTSILAVKKLTNKSFDNINLLLKKFKRNGVTVAISIER; translated from the coding sequence ATGATTAAAATTGTATATATTACAAAGAGGGGAAAAGAAGTAGCTAAACAGATTAAAGAAGTTTTAGATTACTATTTTTATGATAATAAAGTAGAGCATATAAAAGATTTTAAAATAGAGAAAAATGAGGATGGCTTTATATTCATAATGGCTACTGGCATAGTTTTAAGGAAGTTTTTAGATAAAATTAAAAATGATAAATTTAAAGACCCATTTGTTATTATCTGCAATGAAAATAAAGAACTCATCCCCTTATTATCAAACCATTTAGGTGGAGGAAATTATTTTTCTAAACTAATAGCTAACAATATAAATGGAAGAGTTATTTTTACAACTGCAACTGATGTAAATAGAAAAATAGGGATTGATGAGCTCTCTAAATTACTATTTTTAGAAACTCCTAAAAGAAAAGATATATTGGAGATAAATAAGAAAATTTTAGAGGAAGACATTAGCTTAACAATCCCAAAACATTGGAAAATAAAAAAATTGAACGGCTATAAAATTAATTACCACGATAGTTATGAAGTTATCGTTAATGATTCCATAAGATTAAAACCTTTAAGAATAGGAGTTGGTTTAGGAGCAAGAAAAGGAATTGAGAAATATAAAGTGTTTTGGGTAGTTAAAAAAGCTTTATTTTTGAGAAACATTCCAGTTTGGAGAGTTGATGCATTTGCTACAGTAGAGGATAAAAGAAATGAGATAGGAATTTTAGAGACAGTGAATAAATTTAAAAAACCATTGTTTATTTTTGAAAGAGAGGAAATTAATGAAGTTTATAAAAAAATAAATTTAGAAAAGTCAGAATTTGTATATAAACATATAGGGGTTTATGGTGTTTCAGAACCTACATCAATATTAGCTGTCAAAAAACTAACAAATAAGAGCTTTGACAATATTAATTTACTATTAAAAAAGTTTAAAAGAAATGGTGTAACTGTGGCAATATCTATTGAGCGATAA
- a CDS encoding TRC40/GET3/ArsA family transport-energizing ATPase, with protein MLSKIKNSINSLRGITEKKLEKKDGTKYIMFGGKGGVGKTTMSAATGVYLAEKGLKVVIVSTDPAHSLRDIFEQEFGHEPTKVKGFDNLYVVEIDPQKAMEEYKEKLKAQIEENPFLGEMLEDQLEMAALSPGTDESAAFDVFLKYMDSNEFDVVIFDTAPTGHTLRFLGMPEVMDKYMTKLIKLRKQMSGFMKMMKKLLPFGGKDEDIDYDKMLEELEKMKERIVRARNILSDPERTAFRLVVIPEEMSILESERAMKALQKYGIPIDAVIVNQLIPEDVQCDFCRARRELQLKRLEMIKEKFGDKVIAYVPLLRTEAKGIETLKQIAKILYGEEKEEQKVIAQ; from the coding sequence ATGTTATCAAAAATAAAGAACTCCATAAATTCATTAAGAGGAATTACTGAGAAAAAATTGGAAAAGAAGGATGGAACCAAATACATTATGTTTGGAGGTAAGGGAGGAGTTGGAAAAACAACAATGAGTGCTGCAACAGGAGTTTATTTGGCTGAAAAAGGGTTGAAGGTTGTTATTGTCTCTACAGACCCTGCCCACTCATTGAGGGACATATTTGAGCAGGAGTTTGGGCATGAACCAACAAAGGTTAAAGGCTTTGATAACTTGTATGTTGTTGAGATAGACCCACAAAAGGCAATGGAAGAATATAAAGAAAAATTAAAAGCACAAATAGAAGAAAACCCATTCTTGGGAGAGATGTTAGAAGACCAATTAGAAATGGCTGCTCTTTCTCCAGGAACTGATGAAAGTGCTGCTTTTGATGTATTCTTAAAATATATGGATAGCAATGAGTTTGATGTAGTTATATTTGATACTGCTCCAACTGGACACACCTTAAGGTTTTTGGGAATGCCAGAGGTTATGGATAAGTATATGACAAAGCTTATTAAGTTGAGGAAGCAAATGAGCGGATTTATGAAGATGATGAAGAAGTTATTACCATTTGGAGGGAAAGATGAAGATATTGACTATGATAAGATGTTAGAAGAATTGGAGAAGATGAAAGAAAGAATAGTTAGAGCAAGAAACATCTTATCAGACCCTGAAAGAACTGCATTTAGGTTGGTAGTTATTCCAGAAGAGATGAGTATCTTAGAGAGTGAGAGGGCAATGAAAGCTCTCCAAAAGTACGGAATTCCAATTGATGCAGTTATTGTAAATCAGCTCATTCCAGAAGATGTTCAGTGTGATTTCTGTAGAGCAAGAAGAGAATTGCAGTTAAAGAGATTAGAAATGATTAAAGAGAAATTTGGAGATAAAGTTATTGCTTATGTTCCACTTTTAAGAACTGAAGCAAAGGGTATTGAAACACTAAAACAGATAGCAAAAATATTATATGGAGAGGAAAAAGAAGAACAGAAAGTTATCGCTCAATAG